The following DNA comes from Mycolicibacterium aromaticivorans JS19b1 = JCM 16368.
TGGTCCCGACATGGATGCCGTGATCCTCGGCGGCAGCCATGTCGATGGACGCGTTGAACGGGCCCGTCGAGGCGATCATCTTCAGATTCGGCAGGCGCTCGATGATGCTGCGCGGCAGGGGTGTTCGCTCCCTCATCACGAACACGACGTCGAAAGGCGCCAGGCGCGCGACGAGTTCATCAGGATCGGACACGTGATCGTTGAACACCGTGATGTCGGCATGGCCGGAGACCGGGGACCAATCGGTCATGGTCAACGCCACGTTCTGGTAGTCGTCGAGGACTGCCACGTGCGGCCGTCCGGTGTCACTGATCATGCCCGCAGGCTAACCCGATCGGCGCTAGAGTCAACGACCAGTGACCGGTCCGCCGTCGTGATCCGGCGCGGTTTCCGTCGCACAGCGCCGGTTATCGCGCCCAAGATGAGGGAATAGTCCACACACGAGAGGAGTTGAGCGGTCCATGACTGAGAACGCGGAATTGAGCCCCACTGATTGGGTGCGGGAGCAGACCGAACAGATTCTGAAGCAAGGCACCACCGACGGCGTCCACATCATGGACCGCCCGGTCGTCCTGTTCACGACCACCGGTGCCAAGTCCGGCAAGAAGCGCTACGTGCCGCTCATGCGCGTCGAGGAGAACGGCAAGTATGCGATGGTCGCCTCCAAGGGCGGTGACCCGGCGCATCCGTCATGGTATTTCAACGTCAAGGCCAATCCGACGGTGACCGCCCAGGATGGCGACACGACCGTGACGCTGACCGCCCGCGAGGTCTCCGGCGAGGAGCGCGAGCACTGGTGGCAGCTGGCCGTCGAGGCCTACCCGCCCTACGCCGAATACCAGACCAAGACCGAACGTCTGATTCCGGTTTTCGTACTGGAGTAGCACTAGCATTCAGCCTGTGTCGGGGCAGATGTCCCGCCAGGAGTTCGTCCGGCGGGCAGTGGGTGGGCTGGCGGTCACTGCCGTACTGAGCGCGTGCCGTACCGTCACACCCCGCGCGGTCTCGGGTCCAGGCCCGTCGGACTGGGCAGGTCTTCGCGGCCGCCTCGACGGCACGCTGTGGCTGCCCTCCGACCCGCAGTATGCGGCGGCCAAAAGCACCTTCAATTCACGCTTCGACGCATCCGCGCCTGCCGCGGTGCTGGCGGCAGCCTCCGTCGCGGATGTGCAGAAAGCCGTCGAATTCGCCTCCAGTCACCACATCGGGGTGAGTGTGCGCAGCGGCGGGCACTCCTACATCGGTGCGTCGTCGCTCAATGCCACTCTGGTGATCGACCTACGGCGGCTGCCCGGTGGCATCGACGCCGGCACCGACACGATGACGGTGTCGCCCGCCACTGACCTGGACTCCGTCCAGACCGCACTCGCGTCTAGGAGCCGGTCGATTCCGTCCGGCAGCTGCCCGACGGTCGCCATCGCGGGACTGACGCTGGGTGGTGGTCTGGGTCCGGACGCCCGCCTTCACGGGCTGACCTGCGACGCGCTGGTGTCGGCGACGTTGGTATTGCCCAGCGGCGACATGCTCTCGGCGTCCGCTGACGATCATCCCGACGTGTTCTGGGCGCTGCGTGGTGGCGGGGGCGGCAGTCTCGGCGTGGTGACGTCGATGACGTTTCGCACCTTCCCCGTCACCGACCGCGACGTGGTCACCGTCGCATTCCCGACGGACGCAGCCGCTGCCGTCATCGCCGGTTGGCAACAGTGGCAGCAGGCGGCTGATCGGGACATCTGGGGCATGGTCAACATCACCGTCGGGGACGGCCCTGGCCGCTGCACGGTCATCCTGGCGACTCCGCCGGGCAGCGGGCCTGCGGTCGCCGGCGACATGCTTGCCACGGCCGGGTTGTCGGCGTCGTCGACCCGAACCAGAACACTCGACCGGATGGACTTCGTGCACTACTTCGAAGGCGGCGACGCCGCCCGGGCGCCCCGCGCGTTTGTCGCGGGCTCCGACATCATCGGCGAAATGACCACGTCGGCAGCGGAATCCATCGTCACCGCGATGGCGGCGTGGCCGGCCGGCGCGGGTTCGGCGACGGCGGTGGTGGAGTCGCTTTCCGGCGCGGTCGGCGACGTCGATCCGGCGGCAAGCGCCTTCCCGTGGCGTCGGCAGGCAGCATGCGTTCAGTGGTACACCGAGGCAAGCTCCGAGGCAGCAACTGGCTGGCTCACCGCGACGCACCAGGCGCTGGGGCCGGCGTCGGTGGGCGGCTACATCAACTACCCCGGGAGCGGCGAACCGCTTGCACGGTACCTCGGCCCGAATGTGCAGCGATTCAACGCCATCTGCCGCACATACGACCCGGTCGGAGTGATGCTGTCCGGTATCGGCGGATGACGCGAGCCGACTACGGCGCCGGGCTCACCACGACGTTGACCGCGGTCACACCGGAATCGGAGGCGACCACCAATTGTGCGGCGTTGACAGCCGAGACGACGTGGCCGCCGGTGACAGTCACCTGGTAGCCGTTCGAGAACTCCACTCCTGGTACCGAAATCGTCGTCAGGGATCCATCGGCGAACGTTCCGGAACCGTCGACCTTCGCGGTGGAATAGCCAAACGTGAAGGTTCCGTTGCTGAACGACCAGGACATCGGCGTGCCCGACACCATCTGCGGGTAGGGCGACGCCAAGGTCAGCAGATTACCGGTGTTCACGTTGTCGCCAACCGGCGGCTTGGTCGGGTCGTACACCAGACCCTCGACATCCGGCGACCCGGTGATGTCACCGACGCCGGTGTACGCCCATTCGGCCCAACTCATGAGGTACCGGTCGCCGGACTTCATCTCCTTGGTGAGCGTGACGACGTCGCTGGTGGCGCCGAACTCGTTCATCATCACCGGAACGTTATGCCGCTTGGAGTAGTTCTCCGCCTGTACCGCAAGCGTATTGGCGATCTTGGTGCAAAGCGCACCCCCGATGGGGCCGCAGTAGTTGTGGAACGCCAGGACGTAGTTCGGGTCAACGACGCGGCCGAGCAGTGCAACGGGGACGCCGAGCAGGGTCGGGACTTCGGTGACCGCGGGGTTAGGCGGTTCCAGATAGAGCGGTGTGGTGCCGTCGACCGAGCGGATGGCGGCAGCGACCTGGTTGTACATCGGCGTCAGTTGTTGCGTGACGAAGAACGAGCCGCCGAGCAGCGCGACCGGATAGTTCGAGCCCGGGAACGGTTCGTTCATGATGTCGTAGCCGATGACCGCGGAATTACCCGCGAAATAGCTGGCGACGTGCTGCCAGGTCAGCGCGTAATTATCCAGCAGCCCAATGTTATTCGGCGCATCGGCGTTGCCCCAGAACGCATCCCAGGCGTGCCCGAGGGCACCGTTGACGTAGTAGTTGCCGGGGAACCCGGAGTTCTGGTTGGGCCGTCCGCCACCGTCGGATGCCCATTCGGGCGCACCCTCGCCGTAGAAGGTGCCGCTGTAGAGGTCTTGGTGCATGTCGATGACGGTGTAGATGCCGTGGTCGGCCAGCATCTGCACCGTGGCTTTGATCGAGTCGAGGTAGGCGGTGTTGATCACTCCCGGCTGCGGCTCCACGCCGGCCCAGATCACGCCCAGCCGCACGACATTGAATCCGTTGTCGGCCAGGAACTGTGCGTCCTGCGCATTGAAGCCGCTGGCCGACGGTTCGTACGGCGCCAGTTTGTAGACCTCGTTGACACCGTGCAAGATGACGGCCTGTCCGGCACTGTTGGTGAGCCAGGTACCGATCTGCGACAGCGGCGGTACCGATCCGGTTGCGGGCGCGGCTGCGGCTTGCGCACCCGAGTTGCCCACGGCGCCATGGTTTCCGAGCCAACCAGCCGAGCCGCCGGCGCCACCGAGCGCCGGTAGACCCACGGAGGCTCCGCCCACACCGCTCTTACCCGCGTTGCCACCGCCTCCGCCGCTGCCGAGGAACGTTGCGCAGTTGCCGCCGTTACCGCCTCGTCCGCCGTCGGTGCCGTCACCGCCGGCGCCGCCGTGCCCGCCGACGCCGAAGATCAGGCCGGTTGCGTCGCCGCCGGCACCCCCGCGTCCTCCGACGGCGCCGATGACAGCGGCGCCCGCATTACCGCCTGCCCCGCCGATTCCCATCAGCTGCCCGCCGGCACCGCCCGCACCGCCATCAGCCCCCGCCCCACCGCCTCCGCCGGCTCCGCCATCGCCCACTGCCCCGGCTCGGCCACCTGCACCGCCCGACACCCCGGCCTCGGTGCTGTTCCAGCCGGCGCCGCCGTCGCCGAGAAGCCACCCGCCGGCGCCGCCGTTGTGGTTGGCCTCGGTGCCGTCAACGCCGTTGCCGATCACATAAGACCCGGCAGCGGAGTTGATGAAGTCGTCGACCTGCCGCCCGATCTCACTGGCGATCCACGCCTGCACGACAAGGTGAAGCGGGGTGTAGACCAGCTGCTGGAATACCGCCGTCAGGTTCGGCGGCGCCGAAATATGCGCTACCGCCGCGGCATTCGTCGCAGTGGTGGCGGCTGCGATCGGCTCCGCGGCTGCGCTCCTCGCGGACCTGCTTTGGGTGGATGAGGTTTCCACCGTCCCAACCACGGTGGCCAGGGCGAG
Coding sequences within:
- a CDS encoding cellulase family glycosylhydrolase; its protein translation is MKASAHIGRVGGLAVALGIGAALASSTAVAWADSDGSGSARPAASSARGHAAGPSAPRASKAGANSVLKRPAPTQKVTSTAVMSTTVKATARAAAADPMEPVNAGELALATVVGTVETSSTQSRSARSAAAEPIAAATTATNAAAVAHISAPPNLTAVFQQLVYTPLHLVVQAWIASEIGRQVDDFINSAAGSYVIGNGVDGTEANHNGGAGGWLLGDGGAGWNSTEAGVSGGAGGRAGAVGDGGAGGGGGAGADGGAGGAGGQLMGIGGAGGNAGAAVIGAVGGRGGAGGDATGLIFGVGGHGGAGGDGTDGGRGGNGGNCATFLGSGGGGGNAGKSGVGGASVGLPALGGAGGSAGWLGNHGAVGNSGAQAAAAPATGSVPPLSQIGTWLTNSAGQAVILHGVNEVYKLAPYEPSASGFNAQDAQFLADNGFNVVRLGVIWAGVEPQPGVINTAYLDSIKATVQMLADHGIYTVIDMHQDLYSGTFYGEGAPEWASDGGGRPNQNSGFPGNYYVNGALGHAWDAFWGNADAPNNIGLLDNYALTWQHVASYFAGNSAVIGYDIMNEPFPGSNYPVALLGGSFFVTQQLTPMYNQVAAAIRSVDGTTPLYLEPPNPAVTEVPTLLGVPVALLGRVVDPNYVLAFHNYCGPIGGALCTKIANTLAVQAENYSKRHNVPVMMNEFGATSDVVTLTKEMKSGDRYLMSWAEWAYTGVGDITGSPDVEGLVYDPTKPPVGDNVNTGNLLTLASPYPQMVSGTPMSWSFSNGTFTFGYSTAKVDGSGTFADGSLTTISVPGVEFSNGYQVTVTGGHVVSAVNAAQLVVASDSGVTAVNVVVSPAP
- a CDS encoding nitroreductase family deazaflavin-dependent oxidoreductase, which produces MTENAELSPTDWVREQTEQILKQGTTDGVHIMDRPVVLFTTTGAKSGKKRYVPLMRVEENGKYAMVASKGGDPAHPSWYFNVKANPTVTAQDGDTTVTLTAREVSGEEREHWWQLAVEAYPPYAEYQTKTERLIPVFVLE
- a CDS encoding FAD-binding oxidoreductase, producing the protein MSGQMSRQEFVRRAVGGLAVTAVLSACRTVTPRAVSGPGPSDWAGLRGRLDGTLWLPSDPQYAAAKSTFNSRFDASAPAAVLAAASVADVQKAVEFASSHHIGVSVRSGGHSYIGASSLNATLVIDLRRLPGGIDAGTDTMTVSPATDLDSVQTALASRSRSIPSGSCPTVAIAGLTLGGGLGPDARLHGLTCDALVSATLVLPSGDMLSASADDHPDVFWALRGGGGGSLGVVTSMTFRTFPVTDRDVVTVAFPTDAAAAVIAGWQQWQQAADRDIWGMVNITVGDGPGRCTVILATPPGSGPAVAGDMLATAGLSASSTRTRTLDRMDFVHYFEGGDAARAPRAFVAGSDIIGEMTTSAAESIVTAMAAWPAGAGSATAVVESLSGAVGDVDPAASAFPWRRQAACVQWYTEASSEAATGWLTATHQALGPASVGGYINYPGSGEPLARYLGPNVQRFNAICRTYDPVGVMLSGIGG